In a genomic window of Argonema galeatum A003/A1:
- a CDS encoding type II toxin-antitoxin system MqsA family antitoxin yields MKCVTCKHGQTQPGLVTVTLERDESIVIIKKVPAEVCDNCGEYYLSNDITAQVLQRAEVAIDNGAEVEIIRYAA; encoded by the coding sequence ATGAAATGTGTCACCTGCAAACACGGACAAACACAACCAGGTTTAGTTACCGTAACTTTAGAAAGAGACGAGTCGATCGTCATCATTAAAAAAGTACCAGCCGAAGTTTGCGATAACTGCGGAGAATATTACTTAAGTAATGATATTACGGCGCAAGTATTGCAACGAGCAGAAGTAGCGATCGATAACGGAGCAGAAGTAGAAATTATTCGCTATGCAGCCTAG
- a CDS encoding DUF1802 family protein, with the protein MPSFYLDNALRLPAPEVEALIQGRSIAVMPRSFLDVGKVFALYPTDVSNNLLPVEQQYRSNFLTVAKNTISELHPEGVIIKAWARCELCQVLDKSESLEVLSSLTIWTTEALQQILAKRPYIFLAYLRVYLLPESLVMSADSQGQFVALPKSINVAENSPVLSDRAFSKRRHQLENRLPPLHPELEELQSAIAQLSLIQSNAEKLDEQLKVFLGWSEFTTLNNCDRGLDWINKIAQVGNSSDGNEFEKLVRKSFIKLGFSNSNKNPKANLDPNSAGGAGGIDLYCELPYPVVGECKASKHENVPNSVTAQLIHLGVTHLGQAQFDRSIKLILAAGPLTDPACKAATQNKMNVIRPETLQRLVELKANYEGSINLLDLKQCLQSEPFGIVDDKVNAYIDRVKQDIKLRSHIVQLVKKYIENTEFERGSVDALHGAYCFGSNPLRPLQPEELHEILVELSSPLTGYLGRKKGSHWRSDRFYYLRDLIIENI; encoded by the coding sequence ATGCCATCATTCTATCTTGACAATGCGCTGAGACTACCTGCGCCAGAAGTGGAAGCATTAATTCAAGGTCGATCGATCGCCGTTATGCCTCGATCTTTTCTCGATGTAGGAAAAGTATTTGCCCTTTATCCTACTGATGTCTCAAACAACTTATTGCCAGTTGAACAGCAATATCGATCGAACTTTTTAACCGTTGCCAAAAACACGATTTCTGAATTACATCCTGAAGGAGTAATAATTAAAGCTTGGGCTAGATGCGAATTATGTCAAGTTCTCGATAAATCTGAATCGTTAGAAGTTTTATCTTCCCTAACAATTTGGACAACAGAAGCATTGCAGCAAATTCTCGCCAAACGCCCCTATATTTTTCTAGCTTATCTGCGCGTTTATTTGCTACCCGAATCACTGGTAATGTCTGCGGATAGCCAGGGACAATTTGTGGCTTTACCTAAATCTATCAATGTTGCGGAAAATTCGCCAGTTTTGAGCGATCGCGCATTTTCTAAACGCCGCCACCAACTAGAAAATCGACTTCCACCGCTGCATCCCGAATTGGAAGAATTGCAAAGTGCGATCGCGCAACTCTCCCTTATACAATCAAATGCTGAAAAACTAGATGAACAACTTAAAGTATTTTTAGGCTGGTCTGAATTTACAACGTTAAATAACTGCGATCGAGGTTTAGATTGGATTAATAAAATAGCCCAAGTTGGCAATTCCAGCGACGGTAACGAATTTGAAAAATTAGTTCGTAAGAGCTTCATTAAACTTGGATTCTCCAACTCAAATAAAAACCCAAAGGCAAACCTCGATCCAAATTCAGCTGGTGGTGCTGGTGGCATAGATCTTTATTGCGAGTTGCCTTATCCGGTAGTTGGGGAATGTAAAGCAAGTAAACATGAAAACGTACCTAATAGCGTGACGGCCCAACTCATTCATTTAGGTGTAACTCATTTAGGCCAAGCCCAGTTTGACCGTTCAATCAAATTGATTCTGGCAGCTGGCCCTCTAACAGATCCTGCTTGCAAAGCAGCTACTCAAAACAAAATGAACGTAATACGACCTGAAACTTTACAAAGATTAGTTGAACTTAAAGCAAATTACGAAGGCTCTATTAATCTGCTAGATTTGAAGCAGTGCTTACAAAGCGAACCATTTGGTATAGTAGATGATAAAGTAAACGCTTACATAGATAGAGTTAAGCAAGATATCAAGCTGCGATCGCACATAGTACAGCTTGTCAAAAAGTACATAGAAAATACAGAATTTGAACGAGGAAGCGTCGATGCTCTTCATGGAGCATATTGTTTTGGCTCTAATCCACTCCGACCATTGCAACCTGAAGAACTACACGAAATATTGGTAGAACTTTCCTCACCTTTGACAGGATATTTGGGGCGAAAAAAAGGAAGTCATTGGAGGAGCGATCGCTTTTATTACCTCCGAGATTTGATTATAGAAAATATATGA
- a CDS encoding Uma2 family endonuclease, with protein MVATQDNPVQKMATLTVTWEKLPDDFQLEEKPVDNTGQPLIAGALREILELMGYIKPVMLIASNFGLCATVNGDLVIKAPDWVYVPSVLPLEPRGDRKSYTPQLEGDIPSVVMEFLSETDGGEYSVKRTYPPGKWFFYEHILQVPAYVIFEPDSGLLEVYRLKAGRYELELPDAEGRHWMAEMGLFLGVWRGEKEERTGYWLRWWDEGGNLLLWGVERLEQERQRVEQEHQRAEQEHQRAEQERQRADRLAQYLRSQGINPDDIPQ; from the coding sequence ATGGTCGCAACTCAGGATAATCCAGTCCAAAAAATGGCAACGCTGACCGTTACCTGGGAGAAGTTGCCTGACGACTTTCAATTAGAAGAAAAACCTGTGGACAATACTGGTCAACCACTGATTGCTGGGGCGTTAAGAGAAATTCTGGAACTGATGGGGTACATTAAACCAGTAATGCTGATTGCCTCTAACTTTGGACTCTGTGCAACGGTGAACGGTGATTTGGTAATTAAAGCACCAGATTGGGTTTACGTCCCCTCTGTGCTGCCTCTGGAACCGCGAGGCGATCGCAAAAGCTATACTCCTCAGCTAGAAGGAGACATCCCCAGCGTTGTCATGGAATTCCTGTCGGAAACTGACGGCGGAGAATATTCGGTCAAACGTACCTACCCCCCTGGGAAGTGGTTTTTTTACGAACACATTCTGCAAGTCCCAGCCTACGTCATATTTGAACCAGACAGTGGATTGCTGGAGGTCTATCGGTTAAAAGCAGGACGCTATGAACTGGAATTGCCCGATGCTGAAGGACGCCACTGGATGGCAGAGATGGGGTTATTTTTGGGAGTCTGGCGGGGAGAGAAGGAAGAACGCACGGGCTATTGGTTGCGTTGGTGGGATGAGGGGGGAAATCTGCTTTTGTGGGGCGTAGAGCGATTGGAGCAAGAACGCCAACGGGTAGAACAAGAACACCAACGGGCTGAACAAGAACACCAACGGGCTGAACAAGAACGCCAACGGGCTGATAGATTGGCCCAATACTTGCGTTCTCAGGGGATTAACCCCGATGATATCCCTCAATAA
- a CDS encoding Uma2 family endonuclease, protein MTTSQTKLPTDTWVVATWDEFIQTVEDPAYRKAKGYYYKGQMRIETMSVGPDHAKDNTIIAVAVPLFAAIKSIRLNGLENCSYRKTGIRECQPDISYYIGERAQLAPTGTAIANLDLIPPPDIAIEISDSTLADDKGEKRLLYEEVKVGEYWIADVQKPEIIAFEIIPTGGSRRISQSQILPGLEMALLEETLRRSRQMPHSQVVAWLLTQFQS, encoded by the coding sequence ATGACCACTTCACAAACAAAACTACCGACCGATACATGGGTTGTAGCAACATGGGATGAATTTATCCAAACTGTTGAAGATCCCGCTTATCGAAAAGCGAAAGGCTATTACTACAAAGGACAAATGAGGATTGAAACCATGTCAGTAGGCCCAGATCATGCCAAGGATAATACGATTATCGCTGTTGCTGTTCCCTTATTTGCTGCCATCAAAAGTATTCGGCTAAATGGATTAGAAAACTGTAGCTATCGCAAAACAGGTATTCGGGAGTGCCAACCAGATATATCATATTACATTGGAGAAAGAGCGCAACTTGCCCCCACAGGAACCGCAATTGCTAACCTCGATCTTATTCCACCACCAGACATAGCGATCGAAATATCTGATAGTACCTTGGCAGATGATAAAGGTGAAAAACGTTTACTTTACGAAGAAGTAAAAGTAGGGGAATACTGGATAGCAGATGTGCAAAAGCCAGAAATAATTGCTTTTGAAATTATCCCTACTGGTGGAAGTAGAAGAATTAGTCAATCTCAAATATTACCGGGGTTAGAGATGGCTTTATTAGAGGAAACTTTGCGGCGTAGTCGTCAAATGCCACACTCACAAGTAGTAGCTTGGTTATTAACTCAATTTCAATCATAA
- a CDS encoding ATP-binding protein: MTNHQISSIEDLNAALLSQNPFAKPSSVNANDIWGKEFFDIETINAHASDAVFKALEQIRTGQYSTTSIAITAQNGTGKTHIISRIRHRLQEQDGGLFIYANKYGDLRDLKKEFQRILAESLGKTGAHGVTQWQELATAMINHALKVVKPNPKLYSPKELVKKFESSQTVQVRKWVNDLIKAFLKAKDVSDPDIVKAIFWTLTNEQSLYAIKWLEGQELAQYKSNELELPSQRQSFDAVLQILDLISEYNELVICFDELDTTDAFDEFSGLHISQIVAGLIKDLFQNLKRGVILSVMMPAQWSNKIKQLPGGVSNKVSAQGNPIDLRYMDGEYIVNLVSSRLNTYYAVRNLVPINPFYPFTESHLRDLGKGKPTIREVLDWCKNNCQPPDTSIIEEDPVEAAFAKELEEEITSYLDDNFRLADALLFSFQTVIGQTIERITIKEVTNKVKKRGGKDDYLNFKIIGKENDKDICIGVAVLQYAGGHALGAGLKRLNDYEKFGLTRGCLVRSKAKKLTTYLEQTYLEPLIRVNGGEYVELKEEEIRPLIAIRSVYQKREVDYGVSEEEILKFIAEKGGEKMLGASNPLLKEILSDPCYEVPTDLIEDEPVAVAESIMADVSDSYNIDEAVEALANRLDFM; the protein is encoded by the coding sequence ATGACTAACCATCAGATTTCATCCATTGAAGACCTTAATGCGGCTCTTTTAAGTCAAAACCCGTTCGCTAAACCCTCCTCTGTTAATGCAAATGATATTTGGGGGAAGGAATTCTTTGACATTGAAACTATAAATGCTCATGCCTCTGATGCCGTATTTAAAGCGCTTGAGCAAATTCGTACTGGTCAATACTCGACAACTTCAATTGCTATAACTGCACAAAACGGAACTGGGAAAACTCACATTATTAGCCGCATCCGTCACCGTCTACAGGAGCAGGATGGGGGATTATTTATCTATGCTAACAAGTATGGCGATCTTCGCGATCTTAAGAAAGAATTTCAGCGAATTTTAGCGGAAAGTTTGGGGAAAACAGGCGCTCATGGAGTGACCCAGTGGCAGGAATTAGCAACAGCGATGATCAATCATGCTTTAAAAGTTGTTAAACCAAATCCCAAACTATATTCTCCTAAAGAATTAGTTAAAAAATTTGAAAGTAGCCAAACAGTTCAAGTAAGAAAATGGGTAAATGATTTAATTAAAGCATTTTTAAAAGCTAAAGATGTTAGCGATCCTGATATTGTAAAAGCAATTTTTTGGACACTGACAAATGAGCAATCACTTTATGCAATAAAATGGTTGGAGGGTCAAGAGCTAGCGCAGTACAAATCGAACGAGCTAGAATTACCGAGCCAAAGGCAATCTTTTGATGCTGTACTACAAATCCTAGATTTGATTAGTGAGTATAACGAATTGGTTATTTGCTTTGATGAGCTAGATACGACTGATGCGTTTGACGAATTTAGCGGGTTACACATTAGCCAAATTGTTGCTGGATTGATAAAAGATTTGTTTCAAAATCTCAAGCGTGGCGTTATTCTAAGTGTAATGATGCCTGCTCAATGGAGCAATAAAATCAAGCAATTACCTGGCGGAGTTTCCAATAAAGTTTCTGCACAAGGAAATCCAATTGACTTAAGGTATATGGATGGAGAATATATTGTTAACTTGGTTAGTTCACGATTAAATACATATTATGCAGTCCGCAATTTAGTTCCGATAAATCCTTTTTATCCATTTACAGAGAGTCACCTCAGAGATCTTGGTAAGGGAAAACCAACTATTAGGGAAGTTTTAGATTGGTGCAAAAATAATTGTCAACCTCCTGATACATCTATTATTGAAGAAGATCCAGTAGAAGCTGCTTTTGCTAAAGAACTTGAAGAAGAAATAACAAGCTATTTAGATGACAACTTCCGGCTGGCTGATGCTCTTTTGTTTAGCTTCCAAACGGTAATTGGTCAGACGATAGAAAGAATCACCATCAAAGAAGTTACTAATAAAGTCAAAAAAAGAGGTGGTAAAGATGATTATCTCAATTTCAAGATAATTGGTAAAGAAAACGACAAAGATATCTGCATTGGAGTAGCTGTACTCCAGTATGCTGGTGGTCACGCATTGGGAGCGGGATTAAAAAGATTAAACGATTACGAAAAGTTTGGTTTAACTCGCGGTTGTTTAGTACGTTCCAAGGCAAAAAAGCTTACTACATATTTAGAGCAAACTTATCTCGAACCACTTATTAGAGTCAATGGTGGAGAGTATGTAGAACTGAAAGAAGAAGAAATCAGACCACTGATAGCTATTCGCTCAGTTTATCAAAAGCGGGAAGTAGACTATGGTGTGAGCGAAGAGGAGATTTTAAAGTTTATTGCTGAGAAAGGTGGTGAGAAAATGCTAGGCGCTAGTAATCCTCTACTTAAAGAGATTCTCAGCGATCCATGTTATGAAGTTCCGACTGACCTAATTGAAGATGAGCCTGTCGCTGTAGCCGAGTCTATTATGGCTGATGTATCTGATTCATATAACATAGACGAAGCAGTAGAAGCATTAGCAAATAGGCTGGATTTCATGTAA
- a CDS encoding AAA family ATPase → MPNLIVIAGPNGAGKSTVAPALLQETLRVNEFVNADAIAQGLSAFAPEKVALQAGRIMLERIQKLASQRDNFAFETTLATRSFAPWIANLRQTDYLFYLIFIWLPSADMALARVQERVRQGGHSVPEETIRRRYEAGLRNFFELYRSLADSWFLYDNSNTAEPRLLAAGEKESNIYIADTQIWQQIEEKYYGRST, encoded by the coding sequence ATGCCAAACTTAATTGTTATAGCAGGGCCAAATGGTGCAGGAAAATCGACAGTTGCCCCTGCGTTATTACAAGAAACACTCAGAGTAAATGAGTTTGTCAACGCGGATGCGATCGCCCAAGGATTATCCGCATTTGCTCCCGAAAAAGTTGCCCTTCAAGCTGGACGTATTATGCTAGAGCGAATCCAAAAATTAGCCAGTCAACGAGACAACTTTGCCTTTGAAACTACTTTAGCCACCCGCAGTTTTGCTCCTTGGATTGCTAATTTACGTCAAACCGATTATCTATTTTATCTAATTTTTATATGGCTACCTAGCGCAGATATGGCACTTGCTCGCGTTCAAGAAAGAGTACGGCAAGGTGGTCATTCTGTACCAGAAGAAACTATCCGACGACGCTATGAGGCAGGACTCAGAAACTTTTTTGAATTGTATCGATCTCTTGCAGACTCATGGTTTTTATATGATAATTCTAATACAGCAGAACCGCGTCTTCTAGCTGCTGGCGAAAAAGAGAGTAATATTTATATAGCAGACACTCAAATTTGGCAGCAAATCGAGGAAAAATATTATGGTAGATCGACCTAA
- the aroC gene encoding chorismate synthase — MGNTFGHLFRITTFGESHGGGVGVTIDGCPPRLEISAQEIQVELDRRRPGQSKIVTPRKEADICEILSGIFEGKTLGTPIAILVKNQDTRSQDYDEMAHKYRPSHADATYDAKYGIRNWQGGGRSSARETIGRVAAGALAKKILKQFANVEIIGYVKRIKDLEGVLDPNTVTMEQVESNIVRCPDSECAERMIELIEEVRRVGDSIGGVVECVARNVPKGLGEPVFDKLEADLAKGVMSLPASKGFEIGSGFAGTLLTGSEHNDEFYIDSSGNTRTATNRSGGIQGGISNGENIIMRVAFKPTATIRKEQRTVTSEGEETTLAAKGRHDPCVLPRAVPMVEAMVALVLCDHLLRHQGQCGTLKFEDTNGN, encoded by the coding sequence ATGGGCAACACCTTCGGACATCTCTTTCGCATCACCACATTTGGCGAATCCCACGGCGGCGGCGTGGGAGTTACCATCGATGGTTGCCCACCGCGACTGGAAATTTCCGCCCAAGAAATTCAAGTAGAATTGGACAGGCGGCGTCCGGGACAAAGTAAAATCGTCACACCCCGCAAAGAAGCCGACATCTGCGAAATCCTTTCCGGCATCTTTGAAGGCAAAACGCTGGGAACGCCGATCGCAATCTTAGTCAAAAATCAAGACACCCGCTCCCAAGATTACGACGAAATGGCCCATAAATATCGCCCCTCCCACGCCGATGCCACCTACGACGCCAAATACGGCATCCGTAACTGGCAAGGTGGCGGACGTTCCTCAGCCCGTGAGACAATAGGGAGAGTGGCAGCAGGTGCTCTAGCTAAAAAAATCCTTAAACAATTCGCCAATGTAGAAATCATCGGCTATGTTAAACGAATCAAAGACTTAGAGGGTGTCCTCGATCCGAACACCGTCACAATGGAACAGGTAGAAAGCAATATAGTCCGTTGCCCGGATTCAGAATGTGCCGAGCGGATGATAGAACTAATAGAAGAAGTGCGACGAGTTGGCGATTCGATCGGCGGCGTCGTAGAATGTGTGGCTCGAAACGTACCAAAAGGCTTAGGCGAGCCAGTATTCGATAAACTAGAAGCAGACCTAGCCAAGGGTGTAATGTCCTTACCTGCGAGTAAAGGATTTGAAATTGGCTCTGGTTTCGCCGGTACGCTGCTAACTGGCAGCGAACATAACGACGAATTTTATATTGACTCCAGCGGCAATACTCGCACTGCAACTAACCGTTCTGGTGGAATTCAGGGTGGCATCTCCAACGGCGAAAACATTATTATGCGAGTAGCATTCAAACCAACTGCTACTATTCGTAAAGAGCAGCGTACCGTAACTAGCGAAGGTGAAGAAACAACACTCGCAGCCAAAGGACGGCACGATCCTTGCGTTTTACCCAGAGCAGTGCCTATGGTAGAAGCAATGGTTGCTTTAGTGCTGTGCGATCATTTGTTGCGGCACCAGGGGCAATGTGGCACCTTGAAATTTGAAGATACAAATGGAAACTAG